GAACTATTTAAATCAAACCATGAATTTTATAGCCGATCACCGGAATCCCCGTGGATGGAGCTGTTCATTGTTAGGCAACGGCACGAGCAGGGCATGAACGAGCTCAAAGGCTGCATATGGAGAAAGTGGAGCGGCAATACCCTGGATAAGATAGAGATTTCATCGAAGTCGGAATGGTTCGAGATCCTGGCGGACATATTTAATGAGCCGCTCGTCAACTATTCCATGATCGAACGGGACCTGATATGGGATAAGGTTTACAGGCAGCATCAGAATTGGAGGAAGCTTATGGAGAATGAGCAAGTATAGAAGGAACCGAATGATTCACTTTATCTCAGTTCTCCAGCTGATCCTCAGCGGCATAGAACACGCTAAACTAATCTATCACTTGAGTAACCGGAAACGCAGATGATAAGATGGTACATAAAATTCGTGTTGTGAAGCATCGTCTTATTGCTTCATAACCTAGCTGTAAGGAGGTCTATAGTCATGGCAACCATCGAAGATTTTACCAAGCTGGATATTCGGATCGGGACGATCGTGGAAGCAGAGCCATTCCCGGAAGCGCGCGTTCCCGCCATCAAAATGAAGATTGATTTCGGCCCGCTCGGGATCAAGCGCACCAGTGCCCAAATTACGAATCGATATGATGCGGACACCATCATAGGTAATCAAGTCGTCGCTATCGTCAATTTTCCGCCTAGACGCATAGCTGGCTATCAATCCGAAGTGCTTGTCCTCGGCGGGGTACCGGAGCAGGGAGACGTTGTGCTTCTGAAGCCGGATGTTGATCTGCCGAATGGTACTCCCATCGCTTAAACCTATTTCATCAGTCGGTCCGGTCGCTTGCGGCTTGGACCGACTAGATGAACCTCACCTCGCTGCGTCTCTTTAACAATTTAGCGGCTCCTTCCGCAATTTTCTGAACACCGATTTCGATGAGTTCCTCCTTCACCTGAGATACGCTTAGTCGTATCATGGATTCGTTCTTAAACTCAGGCAAGAACATGCTGCTGGCATCCTGAGCATATACGTTCTCATTCTCCAGATAGTGAACCAATTGATATGCTTTTAATGGTTCTGGCAGCTGGATCGTGGAATAAAATCCGGATGGCGAACCCGTAAAGGATAAGAAGGGCGGCAGGTGATTTTGGTAAGCCTGCTGGAGCAGAGCCCCTTTTTTACTATAGGTCTGCCTCATCCTCTGAATATGTGCTCGGAACATCCCGTTCTTCAGATAAATTTCGAGGGCGCCTTGCATGAGCACCGGACTGTGTATGTCCGCCGCGTGCTTCGCCCGCTGGAATATTTCACTCATCGCTTCGGGGATCACAGCCAAGCCCAGCCGTAGTCCGGGGAGCATGACTTTGGAAAAGCTCTTCGTGTAGATCACCCTGCCAGAGGGATCGAAGGCAAACATCGGATCATGTTTCGAATCCGGATCCAAATCTCCCATGTAGTCATCCTCGATGATATAGACATCATACTTCTGCGCAAACTCTACTATCCTTTTCTTCTCCACATTGGTATAACTGTAGCCTGTTGGGTTATGGAACCTTGAGACCGTATAGAAAAACTTGATATCCCGAGTTTTAAAAATGTCCTCCAACCGCCCAAAGTCGATGCCGTTCTTCGTAACCTCTATCCCGTATGTCACGGCTTGATGAATCTTGAGGGAGTCCATCATGCTAAAGTGCGTGGGCTGCTCCACGCAAATATTGTTCTTTCCGTTAGGAAAAGGAAGGGAGACCAGCAGATGCAGCGCTTGCTGCGAACCGGACACAACAAA
This Paenibacillus sp. JZ16 DNA region includes the following protein-coding sequences:
- a CDS encoding aminotransferase-like domain-containing protein, giving the protein MKYTDIIQSVERQILDGLLKPGSKLPSIRALTESYSCSKNTAIRAYAELEKRHIIYAVPKSGYYVVEGRGNINLSNPADQVIDFRSAGPDKTVMPYRDFQHCMNQAIEIYKEELFTYSQIPGLQSLRVELARHLIDLQVFTIPERIFVVSGSQQALHLLVSLPFPNGKNNICVEQPTHFSMMDSLKIHQAVTYGIEVTKNGIDFGRLEDIFKTRDIKFFYTVSRFHNPTGYSYTNVEKKRIVEFAQKYDVYIIEDDYMGDLDPDSKHDPMFAFDPSGRVIYTKSFSKVMLPGLRLGLAVIPEAMSEIFQRAKHAADIHSPVLMQGALEIYLKNGMFRAHIQRMRQTYSKKGALLQQAYQNHLPPFLSFTGSPSGFYSTIQLPEPLKAYQLVHYLENENVYAQDASSMFLPEFKNESMIRLSVSQVKEELIEIGVQKIAEGAAKLLKRRSEVRFI
- the csaA gene encoding chaperone CsaA, which encodes MATIEDFTKLDIRIGTIVEAEPFPEARVPAIKMKIDFGPLGIKRTSAQITNRYDADTIIGNQVVAIVNFPPRRIAGYQSEVLVLGGVPEQGDVVLLKPDVDLPNGTPIA